The Campylobacter concisus sequence TATCACAACAATGGCGATTATTACAGAGATTAGCGGATGTTTTTTTAGCATTTTAGCCCCATTTCAAACAAATTTAGCGACCTTATCAAGCCACAAACCTTTCATACATTTAAATTTCAAAGTTCTATCCAAATATAAAATATCTAAATATCATAAGCCTAATATATGCAGATTTGCCCATCCAAAATAGAAAACAAGTGGCTGCTAACATAACAAAAAGCCTATAAATGCTAAATTCCAACGTGATCCCATAATAGATAACCCCCAAAGAAATAAAACAAAGATACAAGGCAACAAGCAAAAAGAATAAATTTTCTATCCTTGCAAAAAACCCTGACTCTTCGCTGCTTTTTGCGATTAGCCTAATTGTCTCTATCTTATTTAAAAATCCAACCCTCTTATATTTTATCCGGACTAGATCACCTACTTCATAATTTATATATTTTAGGCGAAAATGTCTCACTAAACCTCATCTTATCAACGATAATACTAAGGCTTACAACAGAATTTTTCTAACAACTCTCGTATTTAGCGCGCTTATCCTACCGATCTTTTTCAAGCTACTCTAGCTCCTCGGCGATCTCAAGCACTTCAAAATACTCATTTTCTAGGCTTTCTAGCTCAGCTTTTGCCTTTTCAAGCTCTTCATAAAGCTTAGTTAGTCCCACTTCTTGATAAATTTTTGGATCGCTAAGCTCCTCGTTTAGCTCGGTCACTCTTGCTTCAAGGGCCGAAATTTTATCTGGATATGTATTTAAAATTTGCGTTTGTTTGTAGCTTAGTTTTACGCCGGTTTTGCTCTTTTGCTTGGCTTCATTTTGGTTATTTGCAAGCTCTTTTTCAAATTTATCAAGCTCTTTTAGCTCATCTTCAAGCTCCAAATAGACGCTATATTCTTCATGCAAGACATTTATCTTTGTGCCCTCAAACGCCCAAAGTTTATTTGCCATCTTATCGACAAAATACCTATCGTGACTTACTAGTAAGATCGCTCCCTCAAAGCTTTGCAAGTAGTCTTCTAAGATATTAATAGTTGCGATGTCAAGATCGTTTGTCGGCTCGTCAAGCACCAGCACATCGTAGGTTTTTGTAAAAAGAAGCGCAAGTGCCACGCGGTTTTTCTCGCCGCCACTTAAAACGCCTATCTTTTTATCCAGAAATTCCTTTGGGAAGAGAAAATTTTTAAGATAGCCATAAACATGCATATTTCGTCCACGAACTAGCACGTGATCGCCGCCATTTGGGCAAAACGTCTCTATTAGGCTTTTATCATCATCAAGGACATTTCTAGCTTGATCAAAGTAGCCGATGCTCACCTCGCCTCTTTTTATCTCTCCACTACTTGGCTTTTCAAGTCCTAGTAAAATTTTAAGCAAAGTGCTCTTGCCACTGCCGTTACGCCCCACAATGGCGATCCTCTCGCCCTGCAAGACCCTTGCGTCAAATTTCTCAAAAAGCACTTTGCCGTCTATGCTTTTGCTTAAATTTTTAAACTCGAAGAGCATTTTTTTGCGGTTTTGGCTCTGCGTTTGGTTGAAATTTTTACTCGCACGCTCCAGCTCAAGTCTCACACGCCTTATCACGCCTGGGTTTTTCTTGGCTTCTTCTCGCATAGCAAGCACCCGCTCTTTTCTACCCTCGTTTCGCTTTAGCCTAGCTTTCACGCCTCTTCTTAGCCACTCCTCTTCAGCCTTTAGCTGTTTTAGCAGAGTCTCATGCGACTTTGCAAGGCTTGCTAAAATTTCCTCTTTTTTGGTTAGATAGTTTGCATATCCACCCTCGAAATTTTTTAAGCTTGCATCCTCGACCTCAACGCACCTGGTTGCCAGCGCATCGATAAAATACCTATCGTGGCTTATGAAAACTATACTTTGATTTGAGCTCTTTAGCATATCTTCAAGAAATTTGACCATGTAAACATCAAGGTGGTTTGTCGGCTCATCAAGCAGCAGCACATCTGGCTTTTTAAGGATGAGCGCACCCAGTGCCACGCGTCTGATCTCGCCGCCACTTAGCGAGCAAATGGGTCTATTTTCATACTCTTTTAGCTTAAATTCTTGCAAAATTCGCTCGATCTTATGCTCGATATTCCAGCCATCCTTTGCCTCTATAAACTTTAATAGTCTCTCTTGCTCTTTTAAAATTTCTTTGTTCTCTGGGTCATTTGCTAGCAAGACGCCACTTTTTTCATACTCGCTTATCGCATCAAATATCTCTTTTAGCTCATTATTTAGTGCCTGCCTTACGGTAAAAGTCGCGTTAAAATTTGGAGTTTGAGCTAGCATCTCGACGCTTATTAAGTTTTGCACTATGCGTCTGCCACTATCTACTGCCACTTCGCCAGAGATGATCTTCATAAGCGTGCTTTTACCGCTGCCGTTTTTACCGATGATCGCTATTTTTTCATTTTCATTTACACTAAAATTTACAGCGTTTAAAATCTCATTTGCGCCAAATTTTTTACTTACGTCTATCAGGTCGATTAATGCCATTTTTCTCTCATTTTTTAAATTTCTCGCGATTATATCAAAAAGGGAGCTAAAACCTAATTTTGGCTATAATCGCCAAAATTTTTAAAATAATTAAGGAAAATTTAATGAACTTATCTATGAGAAAACTCGTAGTTCCGATATTTTTGGATATGTTTTTACACTTCATTACGCTTATCATCAACACCTACATGGTTACAAAAGTGAGCGTACATCTTGTGGGTGCCATGGGTGCAGGTAATCAGGTGATGGATCTTTTTATGACTATTTTTAACTTTCTAAGTATCGGCTGCTCGGTCGTCGTCGCACAAGCCTTGGGAGCTAAAAAGAACGATCTTGCCTCAAACGTTATACACGCAAGTATCACGTCAAATACGCTCTTTGGTATCTTCTCGGCTACCATTATCTACGTCTTTGGCTACAACATCTTAAATTTACTAAACGTGCCAAAAGAGCTTATAAATGATAGCTTCTCATATCTTCATATCCTTGGCTTTGCCCTACTTTTTGATGGTATCGGCATGGTGCTAGCTGCAGTACTTCGTGTTTATAACCTAGCAACTGCTGTTATGCTAACTTCGATTTTAATGAACGTAATTACGATTTTAGGCAACGCTATCTCCCTTTTTGGCTGGTTTAATCTGCCAAATTTAGGTCTGCAAGGAGTCGCTATCTCGACACTTGTTGGCAGATTAGTAGGCATTTTTGTGCTAGCTTATATGCTAAGTCAAAAGGCAAAAGTTAAAATTTACTTTAAAAAGCTACTTGTCGTGCCATTTGAAATTTTAAAGAAAATCCTCTCAATCGGCCTTCCAAGCGCAGGCGAAAATTTACTCTGGATGGCGCAATACATGGTCGCTTTTGGCTTTGTGGCAAGCATGGGCGAGGCTAGCCTTAGCGTGCAGACCATTTACTTCCAGATCACGCTTCTTATCTTGCTTTGTGGAGCGAGCATTAGCGTGGCAAACGAGGTCATTGTAGGACATTTAGTTGGAGCAAGCGAGTTTAACGAGGCCTACACAAGGACATTTAGGGCGCTAAGACTTGGAGTTTTTATAACGCTTGTAGTCGTGCTTATAGCTTATGCGCTAAAGTATCAAATCATGGACGCACTGAATTTAAACGAAAATTTACGTGCGATCATGCTACCGCTTTTTACACTTTCGATATTTCTTGAAGCTGGCAGAACCTTTAACATAGTCATCGTAAATGCCCTTCGCGCAAGTGGTGATGCAAAATTTCCACTAGCAACTGGGCTTATCTTTATGTGGGGGCTTTCGCTGCCACTTGGATATTTTTTAGGCATCTATCTTGGCTGGGGAATTATCGGCGTTTGGATAGGATTTTGTGCTGATGAATGGCTAAGGGGCCTTGCAAATACGTGGCGTTGGAGAAGCAAAAAATGGCAAGAAAAACGCCTAGTTTAAAGCAAAAGAGCATAAATTTAGACTTTTATGGACTAAGCGTTTTAATAAATTTTAAAACAAATGTAAAATCCATGCGTTTAAAAGTTGGCAAGGACGCTAAGATCACACTATCTATGCCATTTTACAGCACACAAAAGATGGCTCTTAGCTTTCTTGAGATGCACAGATTTTGGCTTGAAAATACTTACAAAAAAGCTCTTGCAAATTTACCAAAAGATGATGAGATGAAATTTCTTGGGCAAGTTTATAAGATAAAATTTGATGAAAATTTTAAAGAGCCATTTTTTGATGGCGAGTTTGTCTTTACGCCAAATTTAAAAAGCCTTGAGTGTTTTAAAAAAGTAAGAGCAAAAGAGCTATTTTTAGAGCTTGTAAGCCATTTTCAGCCTTTTATAAATAAACCAATCAAGCGCATCGTCATACGAAATAGCAAAACTCGCTGGGGTAGTTGCAACCACAAAAAAAGCTACATAAACCTAAGCCTAAGACTCATAGAAAAGCCGCTCTCAGCCGTGCGCTACGTCGTTCTTCACGAGCTAACACACCTACTCTATCCGCATCATCAAAAAAGTTTTTACGATTTTATAGAAAAAATCATGCCTGATTATAGAAAGCAAGAGCAAATTTTAAAAGCGTAATTATTTTTCATCAAGTAAGTGTAAATTTAATATGATAAAATTGCGAGAAATTTTACAAAAGGAAATTTAAATGAAAAAAATGATTCTTGTATCGCTTTTAGCTGCTTGTGCTTTCGCAGGCGATTTTGAAGATGGCTTAAAAGCGTATGCTGGTTCAAATTTTAAAGAAGCTTTGGCTAAATTTGAAGCAGGATGTTTGGCAAATGACGTAAAATCTTGCGTAAAAGTTGGAGCGATTTACCAACTAGGAAAAACAGCTCTACCTAATCCAAGCAAGGCCTTAGAGTACTATAATAAAGCTTGCGAAGCTGGTGAGGTTGAAGGTTGCTCGGCAGCTGGTGGACTTTATCTAAACACTGAGCCGCAAAAAGCAAGAGAACTTTTTAACAAAGCTTGTGATAAGAATGATGGATATTCTTGTGAGATGGTAGGTTCTATCTTGATAGAAGCTAAAGAATTTAAAAAAGCTTATGAATTTTTAGTAAAAGGCTGCGAATTAGGCGATAAGATGTCTTGCGAATTTGCAGGCGATCTAAGACGCTCAAAACAACTATAATTTTTAGGCTTTCGAGCCTAAAAATTTCTTATTTAATTTATTACACCAATATCCTTAAACAAAAAATCCTAAAAAACACTTATTTTAAATAGAAATTACTCAAAGTATAAAGGTAGTCTAAAAATTTATATTAGAAATTTAGGCAAGAGTGCTCTTGCCTAAGATTAGATTATTTTTATTTGATCAAGTGGTTTGTCTTTAATGCCCCATTGAGTCATAAAAACAAATCCATAAAGTACAGCAGCTACGATATAAGCAGTATATTCGTTTGGTATAAGATTAAATTTCACACATATATTTGGTACAAGAGCTAGTGGCACAACAGGGATCAAAAGAATACGCTCCCAAATTCTAAGCTTTGTGACATAGTAGCCTTGAAGTAAGCTTGAAAAAGCAAACATTCCCACGATCGCCATACCAAAGACAAGTAAAATTTCAAGTGGATTGCTCATCCAGATTATTCCTTTTGAATCAAGCGGGTCGCCCTCATTTACGCTTTCTATTAGCATAAGTTTGTTGTTAAAGAAAAAGGCAAATGGCAAGATCGCCGTTCTTAGATCGTAAAAGAATCCTTGAACGCCAACGGTTATAGGATTCGCTTTGGCGATACCAGCTGCTGCATAAGCTGCGATGCCAACTGGTGGCGTGTCATCAGCTAAAATTCCAAAGTAAAAGACAAAAAGATGCACAGCAATGGCTGGGATTAAAAAGCCATTTTTGTGCGCCAAAAATAAAATAACAGGTGCCACAAGGCTTGAAACTACGATGTAATTTGCCGTCGTTGGAAGACCCATTCCTAGTATAAGTGACATCATCGCAGTAAGAAGCAATATCATAACTATATTATCACCAGCAAGTAACTCAACTAAATCTGAAAGTACTTGACCAAGGCCAGTTAGAGAGATAGAACCCACGATGATACCTGCAAGTGCGGTTGCAATGGCGATCGTTGTCATACTTTTTGCGGCTGCGACCATCGCCCAAAATATATCTTCAAAGCCTATTAATACATCATTTATTCCAACTTTTTCGCCACTTGCTAGTTTTTTAACTGGCTCTTGAAAGATCATTATTAAAAATAAAAATCCAATCGCATTAAACGCCGCAGCGATAGCTGACTCTTTTGCGATTAATAGTGTATAAAGCAAAATTAAAATCGGAGTTATATAGTGAAGTCCGCTTACAAAAATTTTAAATCTTGAGTGAAACTCGCTTTGGTTTATACCTTTTAAACCAAGCTTCACACTCTCTAAATGCACGATGAAAAATAGCGACAAATAGCACGCAAATGCAGGAATAACCGCTGCCATCATAACATTTGTATATGTCATACCCAAAAACTCAGCTATGATAAAAGCAGCCGCACCCATGATAGGTGGCATGAGCTGTCCGTTTACGCCAGCAGCAACCTCGATAGCACCGGCTTTTGTACGTGAAAGACCAGCCTTTTTCATAAGTGGTATGGTAAATGTACCAACGGTTACGACGTTTGCTGTGGAGCTGCCTGAGACCATGCCTGTTAGGCCACTTGCGATGACCGAGGCCTTAGCCGGACCGCCTCTATATTTTCCAAGAAGAGAGAAAGCTAAATTTATGAAATATTGCCCAGCACCTGCCCTCTCAAGCAATGAGCCAAAAAGAACAAAAAGATAGATAAAACTAACGCTAACTCCGATAGGCACACCAAAGACACCCTCAGTTGTCAAAAACATATGGCCTGCGATCTTTTCAAAGCTGGCACCCTGATGAGCGATGATGTCTGGCATATAAGGGCCAAAGTGATCATATATTAAAAATAATATACAAATAATTGGAAGTGCTGGCCCCATTACGCGCCTACCAGCCTCAAGCAAGACAATGATCGCCAAAAACGATATTACGATATCTTGTGTGATGTAGTCCCCTGTCCTATCAGCTAGCTCATAAAAATAAACAGCTGGATAAAGCACGGCTACAACGCCTACCACACAAAAGACCAGATCGTAAAATGGCAAACTAGAATGTGCCTTTTTATGAAAAGTGACTGGGTAGAGTAAAAATACAAGCCCAACCGCAAAGGCTAAGTGTATCGAGCGCGAAATGTTGGTATTTAGTGGAAAATAAGCTATGTAAAGCTGAAAAACTGACCAAGAAAAGCATACGATCGCAATGAAATAGTTGTAAAAATTGCTATTT is a genomic window containing:
- the abc-f gene encoding ribosomal protection-like ABC-F family protein — protein: MALIDLIDVSKKFGANEILNAVNFSVNENEKIAIIGKNGSGKSTLMKIISGEVAVDSGRRIVQNLISVEMLAQTPNFNATFTVRQALNNELKEIFDAISEYEKSGVLLANDPENKEILKEQERLLKFIEAKDGWNIEHKIERILQEFKLKEYENRPICSLSGGEIRRVALGALILKKPDVLLLDEPTNHLDVYMVKFLEDMLKSSNQSIVFISHDRYFIDALATRCVEVEDASLKNFEGGYANYLTKKEEILASLAKSHETLLKQLKAEEEWLRRGVKARLKRNEGRKERVLAMREEAKKNPGVIRRVRLELERASKNFNQTQSQNRKKMLFEFKNLSKSIDGKVLFEKFDARVLQGERIAIVGRNGSGKSTLLKILLGLEKPSSGEIKRGEVSIGYFDQARNVLDDDKSLIETFCPNGGDHVLVRGRNMHVYGYLKNFLFPKEFLDKKIGVLSGGEKNRVALALLFTKTYDVLVLDEPTNDLDIATINILEDYLQSFEGAILLVSHDRYFVDKMANKLWAFEGTKINVLHEEYSVYLELEDELKELDKFEKELANNQNEAKQKSKTGVKLSYKQTQILNTYPDKISALEARVTELNEELSDPKIYQEVGLTKLYEELEKAKAELESLENEYFEVLEIAEELE
- a CDS encoding MATE family efflux transporter — its product is MNLSMRKLVVPIFLDMFLHFITLIINTYMVTKVSVHLVGAMGAGNQVMDLFMTIFNFLSIGCSVVVAQALGAKKNDLASNVIHASITSNTLFGIFSATIIYVFGYNILNLLNVPKELINDSFSYLHILGFALLFDGIGMVLAAVLRVYNLATAVMLTSILMNVITILGNAISLFGWFNLPNLGLQGVAISTLVGRLVGIFVLAYMLSQKAKVKIYFKKLLVVPFEILKKILSIGLPSAGENLLWMAQYMVAFGFVASMGEASLSVQTIYFQITLLILLCGASISVANEVIVGHLVGASEFNEAYTRTFRALRLGVFITLVVVLIAYALKYQIMDALNLNENLRAIMLPLFTLSIFLEAGRTFNIVIVNALRASGDAKFPLATGLIFMWGLSLPLGYFLGIYLGWGIIGVWIGFCADEWLRGLANTWRWRSKKWQEKRLV
- a CDS encoding M48 family metallopeptidase translates to MARKTPSLKQKSINLDFYGLSVLINFKTNVKSMRLKVGKDAKITLSMPFYSTQKMALSFLEMHRFWLENTYKKALANLPKDDEMKFLGQVYKIKFDENFKEPFFDGEFVFTPNLKSLECFKKVRAKELFLELVSHFQPFINKPIKRIVIRNSKTRWGSCNHKKSYINLSLRLIEKPLSAVRYVVLHELTHLLYPHHQKSFYDFIEKIMPDYRKQEQILKA
- a CDS encoding tetratricopeptide repeat protein; protein product: MKKMILVSLLAACAFAGDFEDGLKAYAGSNFKEALAKFEAGCLANDVKSCVKVGAIYQLGKTALPNPSKALEYYNKACEAGEVEGCSAAGGLYLNTEPQKARELFNKACDKNDGYSCEMVGSILIEAKEFKKAYEFLVKGCELGDKMSCEFAGDLRRSKQL
- a CDS encoding TRAP transporter permease, producing the protein MNEVKDNEEQFVEVKTREINSNFYNYFIAIVCFSWSVFQLYIAYFPLNTNISRSIHLAFAVGLVFLLYPVTFHKKAHSSLPFYDLVFCVVGVVAVLYPAVYFYELADRTGDYITQDIVISFLAIIVLLEAGRRVMGPALPIICILFLIYDHFGPYMPDIIAHQGASFEKIAGHMFLTTEGVFGVPIGVSVSFIYLFVLFGSLLERAGAGQYFINLAFSLLGKYRGGPAKASVIASGLTGMVSGSSTANVVTVGTFTIPLMKKAGLSRTKAGAIEVAAGVNGQLMPPIMGAAAFIIAEFLGMTYTNVMMAAVIPAFACYLSLFFIVHLESVKLGLKGINQSEFHSRFKIFVSGLHYITPILILLYTLLIAKESAIAAAFNAIGFLFLIMIFQEPVKKLASGEKVGINDVLIGFEDIFWAMVAAAKSMTTIAIATALAGIIVGSISLTGLGQVLSDLVELLAGDNIVMILLLTAMMSLILGMGLPTTANYIVVSSLVAPVILFLAHKNGFLIPAIAVHLFVFYFGILADDTPPVGIAAYAAAGIAKANPITVGVQGFFYDLRTAILPFAFFFNNKLMLIESVNEGDPLDSKGIIWMSNPLEILLVFGMAIVGMFAFSSLLQGYYVTKLRIWERILLIPVVPLALVPNICVKFNLIPNEYTAYIVAAVLYGFVFMTQWGIKDKPLDQIKII